In Scophthalmus maximus strain ysfricsl-2021 chromosome 16, ASM2237912v1, whole genome shotgun sequence, the following proteins share a genomic window:
- the tectb gene encoding beta-tectorin, which yields MAFLGALVMLLPVAWTCPAQKADYVMVSCFPNAIIANVPECPYGWEIDQLSLGGVCYSGIHSPGYFRFIIPDLTPKNHSYCGTQSEYMPGKDPKYIFYNSIVSNDTSLTVRNQPVNYTFSCTYRAAYLVNNAVFSQRVATVYVNNGSLGTFRSQLSMNAFTNSKFLYAKDAPYVINTSEIGSEVFIGIEAKGLSNRFKVVINNCWATPSPYSTDRMRWSLVISSCPSDNTVTIFENGKDSRSMFKFNSFRFQRLEKVSTVWLHCEVHVCDGERLVCQPSPCSARSLSSEAEPSGGILSAEFHVKGNGTSNKGHVPGASLSVLLVVLINSCCGLLHELEMK from the exons ATGGCCTTTCTTGGTGCACTCGTAATGCTCTTGCCTGTTGCGTGGACCTGCCCTGCCCAGAAAGCAG ACTACGTGATGGTGTCGTGTTTCCCCAACGCCATCATCGCCAATGTCCCTGAATGCCCTTACGGCTGGGAGATTGACCAGTTGTCCCTGGGCGGCGTCTGTTACTCTGGGATCCACAGCCCGGGCTACTTCCGCTTCATCATCCCAGACCTAACGCCCAAAAACCACTCGTACTGCGGCACACAGTCCGAG TACATGCCCGGCAAAGACCCCAAGTACATCTTCTACAACTCCATCGTGTCCAACGACACTTCCCTCACAGTCAGAAACCAGCCGGTCAACTACACCTTCAGCTGCACGTACCGAGCCGCCTACCTGGTGAACAACGCCGTCTTCAGCCAAAG AGTGGCTACAGTTTATGTCAACAACGGGAGTTTAGGCACTTTTAGATCACAGTTGTCTATGAACGCGTTCACG AATTCAAAGTTCCTGTATGCCAAGGATGCTCCCTACGTGATCAACACTTCTGAGATCGGCTCGGAGGTTTTCATTGGGATCGAGGCAAAGGGACTAAGTAACAG ATTCAAAGTTGTAATCAACAACTGCTGGGCCACGCCCAGTCCGTACTCCACGGACAGGATGAGGTGGAGTCTCGTCATCAGCAG CTGCCCCTCCGACAACACCGTGACGATTTTTGAGAACGGCAAAGACAGCCGCTCCATGTTCAAGTTCAACTCCTTCCGCTTCCAGCGGCTGGAGAAGGTGTCCACCGTCTGGCTCCACTGTGAGGTCCAcgtgtgtgatggagagagactcGTCTGTCAGCCA AGCCCCTGCTCTGCCAGGAGCCTGTCGTCCGAGGCCGAGCCGAGTGGAGGGATCCTTTCTGCCGAGTTTCACGTTAAAG GTAATGGAACTTCCAATAAGGGACATGTACCAG GCGCCTCACTGTCCGTCCTGCTGGTGGTCCTGATAAACTCTTGCTGTGGTTTACTTCATGAGTTGGAAATGAAGTAA
- the LOC118287967 gene encoding dickkopf-related protein 3-like isoform X1, with product MLGNLRMLCLCLCFSWAEARIWAWMLNMPHSPPKDGAKALRESAHVSKATTAVCDHDRNCGRGSSCDRHFGLCVPLRGEGHYCRRDAQCVRGLSCMFGKCHRSIPNGQEGARCKVDRDCGASMCCARHHGEQVCKRRLVGGESCFVPDGGLAFSINQICPCDEGLLCRESSAPHRRERDFTYQPERTSWTCQVPKP from the exons ATGTTGGGGAATCTGAGgatgctctgtctgtgtctgtgcttctcCTGGGCCGAAGCTCGCATCTGGGCCTGGATGCTCAACATGCCTCACAGCCCGCCCAAAGACGGAGCGAAGGCTCTCAGAGAAAGCGCCCACGTCTCCAAGGCAACCACG gCGGTGTGCGACCACGACAGGAACTGTGGGCGGGGTTCCTCCTGCGATCGCCACTTCGGCCTGTGCGTCCCGCTGCGAGGCGAGGGCCACTACTGTCGGAGGGACGCCCAGTGCGTCCGCGGCCTCAGCTGCATGTTCGGGAAGTGTCACCGCAGCATCCCCAATGGACAAGAGG GTGCCAGATGCAAAGTGGACCGGGATTGTGGCGCGTCCATGTGCTGCGCCCGACACCACGGCGAGCAGGTGTGCAAGAGACGCCTGGTGGGCGGCGAGAGCTGCTTCGTGCCCGACGGCGGCCTGGCGTTCAGCATCAACCAGATCTGTCCCTGCGACGAGGGGCTGCTGTGTCGCGAGAGCAGCGCGCCGCACAGGAGAGA gagGGATTTCACTTATCAGCCAGAACGAACAAGTTGGACCTGTCAAGTGCCCAAACCCTGA
- the LOC118287967 gene encoding dickkopf-related protein 3-like isoform X2, with amino-acid sequence MLCLCLCFSWAEARIWAWMLNMPHSPPKDGAKALRESAHVSKATTAVCDHDRNCGRGSSCDRHFGLCVPLRGEGHYCRRDAQCVRGLSCMFGKCHRSIPNGQEGARCKVDRDCGASMCCARHHGEQVCKRRLVGGESCFVPDGGLAFSINQICPCDEGLLCRESSAPHRRERDFTYQPERTSWTCQVPKP; translated from the exons atgctctgtctgtgtctgtgcttctcCTGGGCCGAAGCTCGCATCTGGGCCTGGATGCTCAACATGCCTCACAGCCCGCCCAAAGACGGAGCGAAGGCTCTCAGAGAAAGCGCCCACGTCTCCAAGGCAACCACG gCGGTGTGCGACCACGACAGGAACTGTGGGCGGGGTTCCTCCTGCGATCGCCACTTCGGCCTGTGCGTCCCGCTGCGAGGCGAGGGCCACTACTGTCGGAGGGACGCCCAGTGCGTCCGCGGCCTCAGCTGCATGTTCGGGAAGTGTCACCGCAGCATCCCCAATGGACAAGAGG GTGCCAGATGCAAAGTGGACCGGGATTGTGGCGCGTCCATGTGCTGCGCCCGACACCACGGCGAGCAGGTGTGCAAGAGACGCCTGGTGGGCGGCGAGAGCTGCTTCGTGCCCGACGGCGGCCTGGCGTTCAGCATCAACCAGATCTGTCCCTGCGACGAGGGGCTGCTGTGTCGCGAGAGCAGCGCGCCGCACAGGAGAGA gagGGATTTCACTTATCAGCCAGAACGAACAAGTTGGACCTGTCAAGTGCCCAAACCCTGA
- the LOC118287967 gene encoding dickkopf-related protein 3-like isoform X3, whose amino-acid sequence MLGNLRMLCLCLCFSWAEARIWAWMLNMPHSPPKDGAKALRESAHVSKATTAVCDHDRNCGRGSSCDRHFGLCVPLRGEGHYCRRDAQCVRGLSCMFGKCHRSIPNGQEGARCKVDRDCGASMCCARHHGEQVCKRRLVGGESCFVPDGGLAFSINQICPCDEGLLCRESSAPHRRE is encoded by the exons ATGTTGGGGAATCTGAGgatgctctgtctgtgtctgtgcttctcCTGGGCCGAAGCTCGCATCTGGGCCTGGATGCTCAACATGCCTCACAGCCCGCCCAAAGACGGAGCGAAGGCTCTCAGAGAAAGCGCCCACGTCTCCAAGGCAACCACG gCGGTGTGCGACCACGACAGGAACTGTGGGCGGGGTTCCTCCTGCGATCGCCACTTCGGCCTGTGCGTCCCGCTGCGAGGCGAGGGCCACTACTGTCGGAGGGACGCCCAGTGCGTCCGCGGCCTCAGCTGCATGTTCGGGAAGTGTCACCGCAGCATCCCCAATGGACAAGAGG GTGCCAGATGCAAAGTGGACCGGGATTGTGGCGCGTCCATGTGCTGCGCCCGACACCACGGCGAGCAGGTGTGCAAGAGACGCCTGGTGGGCGGCGAGAGCTGCTTCGTGCCCGACGGCGGCCTGGCGTTCAGCATCAACCAGATCTGTCCCTGCGACGAGGGGCTGCTGTGTCGCGAGAGCAGCGCGCCGCACAGGAGAGAGTGA